In one window of Pseudoalteromonas sp. GCY DNA:
- the bfr gene encoding bacterioferritin, with translation MQGKQKVIDAFNKLLANELAAIDQYFIHSRMYEDWGLSKLYQRLEHEREEETTHADWLIKRILFLEGVPNMTKRRDLLIGQDVKSMMENDLKLELEVVECVKEAIKICEEEQDYQSRETLEKLLFDTEEDHVYWLEQQIRLIDLIGAPNYIQSQL, from the coding sequence ATGCAAGGTAAACAAAAAGTCATCGACGCATTCAATAAGCTATTAGCCAATGAGCTTGCAGCTATCGATCAATATTTCATCCATTCACGTATGTACGAAGATTGGGGTTTGAGCAAACTATACCAACGCCTTGAGCACGAACGTGAAGAAGAAACGACGCATGCGGATTGGTTGATCAAACGCATTCTTTTCTTGGAAGGGGTACCTAACATGACAAAACGTCGTGATCTACTCATCGGCCAAGATGTTAAGTCTATGATGGAAAACGACTTAAAACTAGAGCTTGAAGTCGTCGAATGTGTTAAAGAAGCAATCAAAATCTGTGAAGAAGAGCAAGACTATCAGTCTCGAGAAACGCTTGAAAAGCTGTTGTTTGATACGGAAGAAGATCATGTTTACTGGCTAGAGCAGCAAATTCGTCTGATTGATCTTATCGGTGCCCCGAATTATATCCAATCTCAGCTTTAA
- the bfr gene encoding bacterioferritin, which yields MKGDREVIVALNKVLANELVGINQYFLHARMFKDFGFSQLDKADYKVSIQKMKNADRLIERILFLEGLPNLQDLGRLKIGENSAEMIDCNMAFEQASLVDLQAAIKLCEEKQDYISREALDKIQNEQEEQIDWLETQQHLIKVMGIENYLQSQL from the coding sequence ATGAAAGGTGATAGAGAAGTAATCGTAGCGCTTAATAAAGTATTGGCCAATGAATTAGTGGGTATCAATCAATACTTTTTGCACGCACGTATGTTTAAAGACTTCGGTTTTAGCCAGTTAGATAAAGCGGATTATAAGGTCTCAATACAAAAAATGAAAAACGCCGACCGCCTTATCGAGCGAATTTTGTTCTTAGAAGGCCTTCCTAATTTACAAGATTTAGGTCGTTTAAAAATTGGTGAAAATAGCGCTGAGATGATTGATTGCAATATGGCATTTGAGCAAGCATCATTGGTCGACCTGCAAGCAGCAATTAAGTTGTGTGAAGAAAAGCAAGATTACATTAGCCGTGAAGCACTAGACAAAATTCAAAATGAGCAAGAAGAGCAAATTGACTGGCTTGAAACTCAGCAGCATCTAATTAAGGTGATGGGAATAGAAAACTACTTACAGTCTCAACTATAA
- a CDS encoding (2Fe-2S)-binding protein: MYVCICHGVTDKKIAETIDSGARSMRDLSQTLSVGKQCGKCCNCAKKILNEKLIAIVDVTDQVA, translated from the coding sequence ATGTACGTATGCATTTGTCATGGTGTTACAGATAAAAAGATTGCAGAGACGATAGACAGTGGTGCTCGTTCGATGCGTGATCTTAGCCAGACATTATCTGTTGGTAAGCAGTGTGGAAAGTGCTGTAACTGTGCGAAGAAAATTTTAAATGAAAAGCTGATTGCAATTGTTGACGTCACTGATCAGGTTGCGTAA
- a CDS encoding EAL domain-containing protein, producing the protein MKQALLCFFILFSLCCIVAPSHAHNFGQYTSRFSVEEGLSQSAITAITQDKHGFIWIGTLQGLNRYDGNQLINIAASRGLDEQEIVGLFNISNDELLISTGASGAFLLNVDDYTIQQIYDGKRQDSNAVPKPIATAIGHRENIIFSIESDLYTLDSSTLKSELLTHFKPSSYIRAINVIGNFVIIGTTEGLFTYSLATGNVERISYTDSTSELSHDVKLLKRDPSLGLLVGTVEGLFVIPVSNQTLVASKSYELVPEKNIWGHQITPYGEFIATEHGLFLIDRRKKTSSKVLSLTEGQYRLTNPSITKLYADRNNNLWMGTYNDGAYLWPSSSLRFTTFISNQDRFANNNIWSIRPTSKNTVLLGTDNGINEFDLSTRQLKSSYLQNRDSKAMYGADAVFSIFNSSHFDENTFLIQTTQETALFNIDTKQLSPITLESGDKLGPYSWGIAKYSESKFPFINSNGFYEYDAATNTVRALEGLSKQLAAAQSFLVLPPLDATDDEYWISTDISLVKYNESTDTLTTIYNKSDKHLVSAVNSWVVDRAGTLWLATSTEGLVGINKNTYDEEYKLTTEQGLMSNAIYNLLLDRDGMIWASSQRGMFKFDPINKVLETFGTNQGLPTLEFNGGAAAALESGKLMFGTVNGSITFDPEQFSDSAVKRRPLLITQMDILSRDQTYLAPDAILQALDFKFDDMGIELQFSDFDFNADHHIQYQASLHGPSALTFSSLKRNKVFLNQLLPGDYQLIIAPRSLYSEDLSNALNLRFNVAHSPWRSPFALSLYSLSAFALILLIVIKHKQKQRQLETALRAVTHAGRQTKLALKSTKSGVWSADLAARQITQQRAEALGFESDTMTLQEHYNAIHPDDRELVERAWKKFISNPTKEQLSLSYRLRCADNNWHWFHDFGQVAEFDSQGKATELHGIYTNVTTQKANQMRANMLGEAFSQVNDWILILDPNLQPISVNSSFCRAFQLQENEALNDLTTERFVNAIGQKKFHGLIANLKSLGPNQYLRQEVQVTDGWDKVHPVQLSISAVSKDNVNLQYFVVVVTDLTEQKKAENELRYLANFDALTELPNRSLMLQHIEFALFNANNTQQSCALLFIDLDKFKPINDAYGHHIGDKLLVAITKRIREQINNNCILARQSGDEFLVLIKSFPSIEYVSEVVTRLVKHIPERIEIDGITMSVSASIGVAVYPFDAPDSESLIRNADIAMIHAKQSGRNAFKFFTESMNEEISKKLRLETAMKTAVKDGEFFNHYQPIINTTTGQLAGVELLMRWRNNDMLIPPCDFIPIAEESGLIETLTEQALIRALIELRPLFTQEPDFYLSLNLSAVHILRSDIAHQFTEILKAHGLTNRCLRLEITESIFMSDMVKARATINEMKRADFVLLLDDFGTGFSSLTYLNEFPLDIIKIDQGFVRNMSAKPANKSIIRTIYLLAQSLNMKCIAEGVETESQLNYLRDVGCEYMQGYHFAKPMAIDDLLAFYEQHERSRA; encoded by the coding sequence ATGAAGCAAGCGCTATTGTGTTTTTTTATATTATTTTCTTTGTGTTGCATAGTCGCGCCTAGCCACGCCCATAACTTCGGCCAATATACTTCTCGTTTCTCTGTGGAGGAAGGGTTAAGCCAGTCTGCAATCACAGCCATAACACAAGACAAACATGGCTTCATTTGGATAGGTACTCTCCAAGGGTTAAACCGTTATGACGGCAATCAACTCATTAATATTGCCGCTTCTAGGGGTCTTGATGAACAAGAAATAGTTGGGTTATTCAATATCTCGAATGATGAGCTTTTAATCTCTACAGGTGCCAGCGGCGCGTTTTTACTGAATGTTGATGACTATACAATTCAACAAATCTACGACGGTAAACGCCAAGACAGTAACGCAGTTCCAAAACCCATCGCCACAGCTATTGGTCATCGAGAAAATATCATTTTCTCCATTGAAAGCGACCTCTACACATTAGACAGCAGTACGTTAAAATCTGAATTACTCACTCACTTCAAACCAAGTAGTTACATTCGCGCCATAAACGTTATCGGTAACTTTGTGATTATTGGTACAACAGAAGGCCTGTTCACTTATTCTCTTGCAACCGGTAATGTAGAGCGAATAAGTTACACTGATTCAACATCAGAACTCAGTCATGATGTTAAATTACTCAAACGCGACCCATCGTTGGGACTGCTTGTTGGTACTGTAGAAGGCTTATTTGTCATTCCAGTCAGTAACCAAACACTGGTTGCTTCAAAAAGCTATGAGCTTGTTCCTGAGAAAAATATTTGGGGACACCAAATCACTCCCTATGGCGAGTTTATTGCTACGGAGCATGGATTGTTTCTTATTGACAGAAGAAAAAAAACCAGCTCCAAAGTCCTTTCCTTAACCGAGGGACAGTATCGCCTCACCAACCCCAGTATCACTAAGCTTTACGCAGATAGAAACAACAACCTATGGATGGGTACATATAACGATGGCGCATATTTATGGCCTTCCAGCTCGCTACGTTTTACCACATTCATTAGTAATCAAGACAGGTTTGCCAATAACAATATCTGGTCAATTCGTCCTACCAGCAAAAACACGGTGCTCCTTGGTACAGATAACGGCATTAACGAGTTTGATTTAAGCACCCGCCAATTGAAATCTAGCTACCTGCAAAATAGAGATTCAAAAGCAATGTACGGAGCAGATGCCGTATTCTCTATTTTTAATTCTTCACATTTCGACGAAAATACCTTTCTAATCCAAACAACTCAAGAGACCGCGCTATTTAACATCGACACCAAACAGCTAAGCCCAATTACGCTTGAAAGTGGTGACAAACTTGGGCCATATAGTTGGGGTATCGCTAAGTACTCAGAAAGTAAGTTTCCATTTATCAATAGCAATGGATTTTACGAATATGATGCAGCCACCAATACTGTACGTGCATTAGAGGGATTATCAAAACAGCTGGCAGCGGCACAAAGCTTTTTGGTCCTGCCGCCTTTGGATGCGACCGATGATGAATATTGGATAAGTACGGACATCAGTTTGGTCAAATATAATGAGTCAACAGATACCCTAACAACGATTTACAACAAGTCGGATAAACACTTGGTCTCAGCCGTTAATAGTTGGGTAGTAGATAGAGCTGGAACGCTATGGTTGGCAACCTCAACCGAAGGTCTTGTCGGGATCAATAAAAATACTTACGACGAAGAATACAAGCTAACGACTGAACAAGGTTTGATGAGTAATGCTATCTACAATCTCCTGTTAGATAGAGATGGAATGATTTGGGCCAGCAGTCAACGCGGCATGTTTAAATTTGACCCAATAAATAAAGTATTGGAAACCTTCGGTACGAATCAAGGCCTGCCGACGCTCGAGTTTAACGGCGGCGCTGCAGCAGCACTTGAATCTGGCAAGCTGATGTTCGGTACAGTCAACGGCTCTATCACTTTCGATCCGGAACAATTTTCAGATAGTGCAGTTAAGCGCCGCCCATTACTGATCACTCAAATGGATATCTTAAGCAGAGATCAAACGTACTTAGCCCCTGACGCAATTTTGCAAGCACTTGATTTTAAGTTTGACGACATGGGCATAGAGCTACAGTTTTCTGACTTTGACTTCAATGCCGATCATCACATTCAATACCAAGCTTCTTTGCATGGCCCAAGTGCACTTACGTTTTCAAGCTTAAAACGAAATAAAGTATTTCTAAATCAATTACTCCCTGGTGATTATCAGTTAATCATTGCACCGCGTTCACTTTATAGTGAAGACCTTAGCAACGCTCTCAACTTGCGCTTTAATGTTGCCCACTCTCCTTGGCGCTCGCCTTTTGCATTAAGCTTATACAGTCTAAGTGCATTCGCGCTGATATTGCTCATCGTTATTAAGCACAAACAAAAACAACGTCAGCTTGAAACGGCACTTAGAGCCGTTACTCATGCAGGAAGACAGACAAAACTGGCGTTGAAATCAACCAAAAGCGGTGTTTGGTCGGCGGATCTCGCTGCACGCCAGATCACACAACAGCGGGCCGAAGCGCTTGGCTTTGAGAGTGATACGATGACACTGCAAGAGCACTATAACGCCATTCACCCGGATGATAGAGAACTCGTCGAACGTGCTTGGAAGAAATTTATTTCTAACCCAACTAAAGAGCAGCTTTCCCTATCTTATCGACTGCGCTGCGCTGACAATAATTGGCATTGGTTTCACGACTTTGGTCAAGTCGCAGAATTTGATTCACAAGGTAAAGCCACTGAACTACACGGTATTTATACCAATGTAACCACGCAAAAAGCGAACCAGATGCGCGCAAATATGCTGGGCGAGGCCTTCAGCCAAGTGAACGATTGGATTTTGATCTTAGACCCTAATTTACAACCCATTTCAGTCAATAGTAGCTTCTGTAGAGCGTTTCAACTGCAGGAAAACGAAGCGTTAAACGACTTAACGACTGAGCGTTTTGTTAATGCTATCGGGCAAAAGAAGTTCCACGGTTTAATTGCAAATTTAAAATCTCTTGGACCGAATCAATATCTAAGACAGGAAGTTCAAGTTACAGACGGCTGGGATAAAGTGCATCCGGTTCAACTTAGCATTAGCGCGGTTTCCAAAGACAATGTGAACCTCCAATACTTCGTGGTCGTTGTTACCGATCTGACAGAGCAGAAAAAAGCCGAGAATGAACTTAGATATCTCGCCAATTTCGACGCTTTGACGGAGCTACCAAATCGCAGCTTGATGCTACAGCATATTGAATTTGCACTGTTTAACGCAAACAACACACAGCAAAGCTGCGCCCTACTCTTTATAGATTTAGATAAATTTAAACCAATCAATGATGCCTACGGACACCATATCGGCGATAAATTACTGGTCGCGATAACCAAACGGATCCGTGAGCAAATAAATAATAACTGTATTTTAGCAAGACAGAGCGGCGATGAGTTTCTCGTACTAATTAAGTCCTTCCCTAGCATCGAATATGTGAGCGAAGTAGTTACCCGCTTAGTGAAGCACATACCCGAACGTATCGAAATTGATGGGATCACCATGAGTGTATCTGCCAGTATTGGCGTTGCGGTTTATCCATTCGATGCTCCGGACTCAGAATCCTTGATCCGTAACGCTGATATCGCCATGATCCATGCAAAGCAGTCGGGAAGAAATGCATTCAAGTTCTTTACTGAGTCAATGAATGAAGAGATCAGTAAAAAGCTTCGGTTAGAAACCGCAATGAAAACGGCGGTTAAAGACGGTGAGTTTTTCAATCACTATCAGCCTATCATCAATACCACTACAGGTCAGCTTGCAGGCGTCGAACTACTTATGCGCTGGCGCAATAATGACATGTTGATTCCTCCATGCGATTTTATTCCAATCGCAGAAGAAAGCGGTTTGATTGAAACCTTGACTGAACAAGCGCTTATCAGAGCCTTAATAGAATTGCGTCCATTGTTTACACAAGAACCCGACTTTTATCTATCTCTTAATTTAAGCGCAGTTCATATTTTACGCTCAGACATTGCGCACCAATTCACTGAGATTTTAAAAGCGCATGGTCTTACTAATCGGTGTTTAAGACTTGAAATCACCGAGTCAATCTTTATGTCTGATATGGTTAAGGCGCGGGCAACTATCAACGAAATGAAGCGGGCAGACTTTGTATTGCTACTTGATGACTTCGGCACAGGTTTTTCTTCACTCACGTATCTGAATGAGTTCCCTCTTGATATTATAAAAATTGATCAAGGGTTTGTACGTAATATGAGCGCAAAACCCGCGAATAAATCTATCATTAGAACCATTTATTTACTGGCGCAAAGCTTAAACATGAAGTGTATTGCAGAAGGTGTCGAGACAGAATCTCAGCTTAATTACCTAAGAGACGTAGGCTGTGAATATATGCAAGGCTATCACTTCGCAAAGCCCATGGCGATTGACGATTTACTCGCATTTTATGAGCAACACGAACGCTCACGAGCTTGA
- a CDS encoding hybrid sensor histidine kinase/response regulator: MNQKQALIITLVLGVLGGLANLLPIWFLDSSEFLFGQLFVLFILLLCGWRYAIIAVIIGAGFIWYRWGHAWPSMVFFFEVLWLHFVCVRFAKPFFVRGIVYWILLGLPALFIFGYFTLELPLLVIFTALAKYLINACICLAVVDLLSFFFTRSKWQGMPLNQILNSTVNLVIVLVVLMTTVVLTNNYYKRIEAEIKTQLEEASGSIVAQIDDYLDAYRRAMVISATDVSLGIDADYVIERLLKTHANFRTAIVADKHANVTHLYPQHFAETMKGTNANVSDRDYFIKAPEYPEGFVSGIFQGRGFDEAPIVAISAPIFIAEEFKGIVEGSLIFGSFERFIPKILAEDANLIVLDKHKRVVYSSLKTEFKTLDMPSDVVLKALFDKESSTYEDSTEQILFKQTAVSKKYKWSVITMLDRKYLNLVAAEAWSDALGLALAIIVLSSIFVRQLTRLLVRPIVALSHDIRAYEPSTLIENSANADSSFLEIIELQQQFNQLAFKLTLSFTKQNQASLENERLNRKLTDFNHELEQQVAEKTEELTKAVEAANAANHSKSRFLANMSHEIRTPLNGIIGMADNLIREESLSNEMADQITIIRQSAKNLMLILNDILDYSKIEAGALKIERRAVNLQEMLDSLVSIFKISNVRYGVEFKYEKGAELPTYLELDELRVSQVVNNLLSNAGKFTNKGHIKLSVHYESGVLKFTVADTGIGISKAQQETLFQEFTQADLSTTRKFGGTGLGLAISRKLVEAMNGEIRIHSELGLGSQFYVDIPASKGLRVKREQQEVGAPDFNGLDILLVEDNKINQVVVGKLLEKTHCLLEKVDDGVEALVAMKSKNYALVLMDCQMPNMDGFACTKAIRNEPNIYGNPHIIAITANAYEEDKQKCIQAGMDDFIAKPIDINELYQKLSEWQRSELPDSETVGKG, translated from the coding sequence TTGAATCAAAAGCAAGCGCTCATCATAACTTTAGTCTTAGGTGTACTAGGCGGGCTGGCCAATCTGTTGCCAATTTGGTTTTTGGATAGTTCTGAGTTTCTTTTTGGCCAACTGTTTGTACTATTTATCCTGCTACTATGCGGATGGCGCTATGCCATTATTGCTGTGATTATTGGTGCCGGCTTTATTTGGTATCGATGGGGGCATGCTTGGCCCTCTATGGTTTTTTTCTTCGAAGTGTTATGGCTTCACTTTGTCTGCGTCCGTTTCGCCAAGCCATTTTTTGTTCGGGGTATCGTTTATTGGATTTTGCTAGGTTTACCTGCATTATTTATTTTTGGCTATTTCACCCTTGAACTTCCGTTACTCGTTATATTTACTGCACTGGCTAAGTACCTTATCAACGCATGTATTTGTCTTGCAGTGGTCGACCTGCTGAGCTTTTTCTTTACTCGCAGCAAGTGGCAAGGGATGCCGCTCAATCAAATTCTAAATTCTACCGTCAACCTTGTTATCGTTTTGGTTGTATTGATGACAACCGTCGTGCTGACAAACAATTACTATAAAAGAATTGAAGCTGAGATAAAAACACAGCTTGAAGAAGCCTCTGGTTCTATTGTCGCTCAAATTGATGACTACCTTGATGCTTACCGTCGCGCGATGGTGATATCCGCAACGGATGTATCCTTAGGGATTGATGCCGATTATGTTATCGAGCGTTTGCTGAAGACTCACGCAAATTTTAGAACCGCTATTGTCGCGGACAAACATGCTAATGTTACTCACCTTTACCCGCAGCATTTTGCTGAGACGATGAAGGGAACAAATGCCAATGTGTCAGATAGAGATTATTTTATTAAAGCACCTGAATACCCCGAAGGATTCGTTTCAGGTATATTTCAAGGCCGTGGTTTTGATGAAGCTCCTATCGTGGCAATTTCAGCGCCAATCTTTATCGCCGAAGAGTTTAAAGGGATTGTGGAAGGGTCTTTAATATTTGGCTCATTTGAACGCTTTATTCCAAAAATTCTTGCTGAAGACGCCAATTTGATTGTGCTGGATAAACACAAAAGGGTTGTCTATAGCTCGTTAAAGACCGAATTTAAAACCTTGGATATGCCAAGTGATGTGGTATTAAAAGCGTTATTTGACAAAGAATCCTCAACTTATGAAGACTCGACTGAGCAGATCTTATTTAAACAAACTGCGGTATCTAAAAAATATAAATGGTCAGTTATCACCATGCTCGACCGTAAATATCTTAACTTAGTTGCTGCTGAAGCTTGGTCAGATGCACTGGGACTTGCGCTTGCGATTATTGTATTGAGCTCTATTTTTGTCCGTCAGCTCACTCGGTTGTTGGTGCGTCCAATTGTGGCGTTAAGTCATGATATTCGGGCTTACGAGCCTTCAACCTTAATCGAAAATTCGGCTAATGCAGATAGTAGTTTTTTAGAAATAATTGAGTTGCAGCAGCAGTTCAATCAGTTGGCTTTTAAGCTAACACTGAGTTTTACAAAACAAAACCAAGCCAGCTTAGAAAACGAAAGGCTTAACCGCAAGCTTACCGACTTCAATCACGAGTTAGAGCAGCAAGTTGCTGAGAAAACGGAAGAACTTACTAAAGCTGTAGAAGCCGCTAACGCTGCCAATCATTCAAAGAGCCGATTCCTCGCAAACATGAGCCATGAAATTAGGACGCCGTTAAATGGAATCATTGGTATGGCGGATAACTTGATCAGAGAAGAGAGTCTTAGCAATGAGATGGCAGACCAAATAACAATTATACGGCAGTCGGCGAAGAACCTAATGCTCATCCTCAATGATATTTTGGATTATTCTAAAATCGAGGCTGGGGCATTGAAAATTGAACGTCGAGCCGTGAATTTACAAGAAATGCTTGATAGTCTGGTCAGCATTTTTAAAATTTCTAACGTTAGATATGGCGTTGAATTTAAGTACGAAAAGGGTGCTGAGCTACCCACATATCTTGAGTTAGATGAACTACGTGTATCGCAAGTGGTAAATAATTTGCTGAGTAATGCTGGGAAATTTACCAATAAAGGACACATAAAACTCTCAGTCCACTATGAGAGTGGGGTGTTAAAGTTTACCGTTGCTGACACTGGAATTGGCATTTCAAAAGCGCAGCAGGAAACGTTATTCCAAGAGTTTACTCAGGCAGATCTTTCAACCACAAGAAAATTTGGTGGTACCGGACTTGGCTTAGCCATTTCTAGAAAACTAGTAGAAGCGATGAATGGTGAGATAAGAATTCACAGCGAACTTGGGCTTGGCAGTCAATTCTATGTAGATATTCCAGCCTCAAAAGGGCTAAGGGTTAAGAGGGAGCAACAAGAAGTTGGGGCTCCTGATTTCAACGGCCTTGATATCCTATTGGTAGAAGATAATAAAATTAACCAAGTGGTTGTTGGTAAGTTACTAGAGAAAACGCACTGTCTGCTAGAGAAGGTGGACGACGGAGTCGAAGCCTTAGTCGCGATGAAGTCGAAGAACTATGCATTGGTTTTAATGGATTGCCAAATGCCGAATATGGATGGTTTTGCTTGTACCAAAGCAATCAGAAACGAGCCAAATATTTACGGCAATCCACATATTATCGCGATAACAGCTAATGCCTACGAAGAAGATAAACAAAAATGTATTCAGGCGGGCATGGATGATTTTATTGCAAAACCCATTGATATTAATGAGCTCTATCAAAAACTTAGCGAATGGCAGCGCTCAGAACTGCCCGATAGTGAAACGGTAGGTAAGGGCTAA
- a CDS encoding cation diffusion facilitator family transporter — translation MTDITTHQASRRRLLIALAITCSFMIIQVIGAYYANSLAVLADAGHLFVHNSSLFIALIASSVAVYLAKTYNDGYKRAEYTGGLINGILYLSIAVIILLEGSERLSHHAGGHDLEVNSYLMSMIAAIGFLFHGASAWVLYKGRKDSINVYAVFLHSFFDLLSTISTFIAGVIIHLTGWEVVDILSSMLISVFVLFTGIKVIIACLKGLATPPEVLPTVQEVERTIVSTEHVESAHNITVSKIDGAVVVGAHVVLKHHCTIESHDSACRVEVEEALKKSFNVLSSVLQIESHDCPHH, via the coding sequence ATGACAGATATCACTACGCATCAAGCTTCTCGTCGAAGACTACTGATTGCGCTTGCAATCACTTGCTCTTTTATGATCATTCAAGTTATTGGTGCTTATTACGCTAATTCTCTCGCAGTATTGGCTGATGCTGGACACTTGTTTGTTCACAATAGTTCTTTGTTTATCGCGTTGATAGCATCAAGTGTGGCAGTTTATCTTGCTAAAACATATAACGATGGTTACAAACGGGCTGAATATACTGGCGGGCTTATCAATGGAATCCTCTACCTTTCAATTGCGGTAATTATTTTACTCGAAGGGAGTGAGCGGTTGTCTCATCATGCGGGCGGTCATGACCTAGAGGTGAACAGCTATTTAATGTCTATGATTGCTGCAATTGGGTTTTTGTTTCACGGCGCTTCCGCTTGGGTGTTGTACAAAGGCCGTAAAGACAGTATTAACGTCTATGCTGTTTTCTTGCACTCATTTTTTGATTTACTGTCTACCATATCGACATTTATCGCAGGTGTGATCATACACCTTACAGGCTGGGAAGTGGTTGATATTCTCTCGAGCATGCTGATTTCCGTCTTTGTATTGTTTACAGGTATTAAGGTGATAATTGCTTGTCTTAAAGGGCTTGCTACACCTCCAGAAGTTTTGCCTACGGTTCAAGAAGTTGAGAGAACGATTGTGTCTACCGAGCATGTTGAAAGCGCCCATAATATTACAGTAAGCAAAATTGATGGCGCGGTTGTCGTTGGTGCACATGTAGTATTAAAGCATCACTGTACTATCGAATCTCATGATTCAGCGTGTCGTGTAGAAGTGGAAGAAGCGTTGAAAAAGTCCTTTAATGTACTAAGTAGTGTGCTACAAATAGAGAGCCATGACTGCCCTCATCATTAG
- a CDS encoding GAF domain-containing protein, whose translation MKIPELPKNEPARLHALRELAILDTKPTLELDRITQFTAHVFDAPIALVSLVDKDRQWFKSRFGLDAEQTSRDVSFCGHAILEDTVFVVSDTLEDPRFMDNPLVLNAPNIRFYAGAPIILSSGFRVGTVCVIDIEPRELSEADCEILRQIANDVVTQLEKV comes from the coding sequence ATGAAAATCCCTGAGTTACCTAAAAACGAACCCGCTAGGTTACATGCGCTTAGGGAGCTTGCGATACTCGATACAAAACCAACACTTGAATTGGACCGAATTACTCAATTTACTGCCCATGTTTTTGATGCTCCAATTGCATTGGTGAGTCTTGTTGACAAGGACAGGCAATGGTTTAAATCCCGCTTTGGATTAGATGCTGAGCAAACGTCTCGTGACGTTTCATTTTGCGGCCATGCAATATTAGAAGACACGGTTTTTGTAGTTTCTGATACGCTCGAAGATCCCCGCTTTATGGATAACCCTTTGGTGTTAAATGCCCCTAATATTCGATTTTATGCTGGTGCGCCTATCATATTGTCCAGCGGTTTTCGCGTTGGGACCGTGTGTGTTATCGACATAGAGCCCCGAGAGTTGAGTGAAGCTGACTGTGAAATACTAAGGCAAATCGCAAACGACGTTGTGACTCAACTGGAGAAAGTCTGA